Proteins encoded within one genomic window of Chloroflexota bacterium:
- a CDS encoding tyrosine--tRNA ligase translates to MSTVTSAVPSARRGPEGLLEELQWRGLLHDATPGLADRLASGAPISGYIGFDPSGSSLHVGHLVPVFGLLHLQRFGGRPIALVGGATGMIGDPSGTSAERNLLDRDTIAANVAGIRSQLERFLDFSAGPSGASIVNNLDWLGEVRMLDFLRDVGKHFTIPYMLDKESVRTRLDSGLSFTEFSYMLLQAADFRHLNRSLGVELQMGGADQWGNITAGLELIRRTAGGADGSGPRGGEAGDPRSAPAAFALSYPLLLDSSGRKFGKTAAGTAVWLDPARTSPYAFYQFFVDTPDAEVPGLLRRFTVLGRAEVDALEAEQAAHPERRPAQRALALELTTRVHGLSEAERAVAVSRAAFDSAPIRDPAVLAAMYDVLDHSELAAEDLSGGVIRLAVAAGLVASNGEARRSIAQGGLSINGIRIATPDDPIPEPIAGRWLILRVGRKRIVVVRVLGPAGRR, encoded by the coding sequence ATGTCCACTGTGACGTCAGCCGTGCCCTCGGCGCGCCGCGGCCCCGAGGGGCTCCTCGAGGAGCTCCAGTGGCGAGGTCTGCTGCACGACGCGACGCCCGGCCTCGCGGATCGGCTCGCCTCGGGCGCGCCGATCTCGGGCTACATCGGCTTCGACCCGTCCGGATCGTCGCTCCATGTGGGCCACCTCGTCCCGGTCTTCGGACTCCTCCATCTCCAGCGGTTCGGCGGCCGACCCATCGCCCTCGTCGGAGGCGCGACCGGGATGATCGGCGATCCGTCGGGCACATCGGCCGAACGGAACCTCCTCGATCGCGACACCATCGCCGCGAACGTCGCCGGGATCCGCAGCCAGCTCGAGCGGTTCCTCGACTTCTCGGCGGGACCGTCCGGCGCGTCGATCGTCAACAACCTCGACTGGCTCGGCGAAGTGCGGATGCTCGACTTCCTTCGCGACGTGGGGAAGCACTTCACGATCCCGTACATGCTCGACAAGGAGTCGGTGCGGACGCGACTCGACAGCGGGCTCTCGTTCACCGAGTTCAGCTACATGCTCCTCCAGGCGGCTGACTTCCGGCATCTGAACCGGTCGCTGGGGGTCGAGCTCCAGATGGGCGGCGCCGACCAGTGGGGGAACATCACGGCCGGCCTCGAATTGATCCGCCGGACCGCGGGCGGCGCGGATGGCTCCGGGCCTCGAGGCGGGGAGGCGGGCGACCCTCGGTCCGCGCCCGCCGCGTTCGCATTGAGCTATCCGCTCCTCCTCGACTCGAGCGGCAGGAAGTTCGGCAAGACCGCTGCCGGGACCGCCGTGTGGCTGGATCCGGCTCGGACGTCGCCGTACGCGTTCTACCAGTTCTTCGTCGACACCCCGGATGCCGAGGTGCCTGGGCTCCTCCGCCGCTTCACCGTGCTCGGGCGCGCCGAGGTCGACGCGCTCGAGGCCGAGCAGGCCGCCCATCCCGAGCGGCGACCCGCGCAGCGAGCGCTCGCCCTCGAGCTTACGACGCGGGTCCACGGCCTCTCCGAGGCGGAACGTGCCGTCGCCGTCAGCCGAGCGGCCTTCGACAGCGCGCCCATCCGCGATCCCGCGGTCCTCGCCGCGATGTACGACGTCCTCGACCATAGCGAGCTCGCGGCCGAGGACCTTTCCGGCGGTGTCATCCGCCTCGCGGTCGCGGCCGGGCTCGTCGCCTCCAACGGCGAGGCGCGCCGGTCGATCGCCCAGGGCGGGCTGTCGATCAACGGCATCCGGATCGCCACGCCGGACGATCCGATCCCCGAGCCGATCGCGGGCCGCTGGCTCATCCTCCGCGTCGGACGCAAGCGGATCGTCGTCGTTCGCGTCCTCGGGCCCGCGGGCCGCCGCTGA
- the hisH gene encoding imidazole glycerol phosphate synthase subunit HisH produces MTIALGGSPDRADPAETAVAVAIVDHGAGNLVSIAQALEIVGARPVLAATPEELEQADLVVLPGVGAAAPAMARLEERGLADPLRDWIAADRPFLGICLGLQLLFETSDEDGATTLGVFAGRTVPLLAAPTLPHIGWNQVERRREHPIFEGMADGVDLYFVHSYVVRPAPEETDIVLAETEHGERFVSAVARGRCLGVQFHPERSGLDGLRLLENVVRLAAASRNRTAALGVA; encoded by the coding sequence ATGACGATCGCGCTCGGAGGGTCGCCCGACCGGGCGGATCCGGCCGAGACGGCCGTCGCGGTCGCAATCGTGGACCACGGGGCCGGCAACCTCGTGAGCATCGCCCAGGCGCTCGAAATCGTCGGCGCACGCCCTGTTCTCGCCGCAACGCCGGAGGAGCTCGAGCAGGCGGACCTCGTGGTGCTGCCGGGCGTCGGCGCCGCCGCGCCGGCGATGGCCCGTCTCGAGGAACGCGGCCTCGCCGATCCGCTCCGCGACTGGATCGCCGCCGACCGTCCGTTCCTCGGCATCTGTCTCGGTCTCCAGCTCCTGTTCGAGACGAGCGACGAGGACGGCGCCACGACCCTCGGCGTGTTCGCCGGTCGAACGGTCCCCCTCCTCGCCGCGCCGACGCTCCCGCACATCGGATGGAACCAGGTGGAGCGACGGCGCGAGCACCCGATCTTCGAGGGCATGGCGGATGGGGTGGATCTGTACTTCGTCCACTCCTACGTGGTGCGGCCCGCGCCTGAGGAGACCGATATCGTGCTCGCCGAGACCGAGCATGGCGAGCGCTTCGTCAGCGCGGTCGCCCGTGGCCGATGCCTCGGCGTCCAGTTCCATCCCGAACGGAGCGGCCTCGACGGCCTGCGGCTGCTCGAGAACGTCGTTCGACTCGCCGCCGCGAGTCGAAACCGGACCGCAGCCCTCGGGGTCGCCTGA
- a CDS encoding aminotransferase class I/II-fold pyridoxal phosphate-dependent enzyme codes for MSPTAVTMTMPTAPPSYSWEATSEEVAARYGLPLTAIVRFDLNTAPEPPSLAASVIAAGRFEPGLSEYPPADYRRLAEAAALRYGVRPDEIVVGAGADEILDLVAKACLRPGSVAVIPTPTYAMYRVLTEQRGATVRRVPRLGPDDGFALDLPAVRSAARAADLVWLCSPNNPTALPEPDGGIAGLLATLRDDARRSDRPAPIVVLDEAYAEFVGSSLVGLRADYPRLIVVRTASKAYGLAGLRVGFAIGVRETLAEIEPYRPPGSVSVVSVTVVTAALEADGWLGPRVAAMHAERERLSAGLADAGGLVLPSVTNFVLVRFASPSATAAVAEALLRRGLVPRTFGRGHPLADHLRITVRSREQDDRLLEAVRGQRVAAPGGTT; via the coding sequence ATGAGCCCGACCGCCGTGACGATGACGATGCCGACAGCACCCCCCAGTTACTCGTGGGAAGCGACGAGTGAGGAGGTCGCCGCGCGGTACGGGCTGCCGCTCACGGCGATCGTGCGCTTCGATCTCAACACCGCCCCGGAGCCGCCGTCGCTCGCGGCGTCCGTCATCGCCGCCGGCCGGTTCGAGCCCGGGTTGTCCGAGTACCCGCCGGCCGACTATCGGCGCCTTGCCGAAGCGGCGGCCCTTCGGTACGGCGTCCGTCCCGACGAGATCGTCGTGGGGGCGGGCGCGGACGAGATCCTCGACCTCGTCGCCAAAGCCTGCCTCCGGCCCGGCTCGGTCGCCGTCATCCCGACACCGACGTACGCGATGTACCGCGTCCTCACCGAGCAGCGTGGCGCGACCGTCCGGCGCGTCCCCCGCCTCGGCCCGGACGACGGGTTTGCCCTCGACCTTCCCGCGGTCCGGTCCGCCGCGCGTGCGGCCGACCTCGTCTGGCTCTGCAGCCCGAACAATCCGACGGCCCTGCCCGAGCCCGACGGGGGGATCGCCGGTCTGCTGGCGACCCTCCGCGACGACGCCCGGAGATCCGATCGCCCGGCCCCCATCGTCGTCCTCGATGAGGCGTACGCCGAGTTCGTCGGTTCGAGTCTCGTCGGGCTCCGCGCCGACTACCCCCGACTCATCGTCGTCCGCACAGCGAGCAAGGCGTACGGCCTCGCGGGACTGCGCGTCGGCTTCGCCATCGGCGTCCGCGAGACGCTCGCCGAGATCGAACCGTATCGGCCTCCCGGTTCGGTCTCGGTCGTCTCTGTCACCGTCGTGACCGCCGCTCTCGAGGCGGACGGCTGGCTCGGCCCGCGGGTAGCCGCGATGCACGCCGAACGCGAACGCCTGAGCGCTGGCCTGGCGGACGCGGGCGGGCTCGTCCTGCCGAGCGTGACGAACTTCGTGCTCGTGCGATTCGCCTCTCCGTCCGCGACGGCGGCCGTCGCCGAGGCGCTCCTTCGGCGTGGCCTCGTCCCGCGGACGTTCGGACGGGGGCATCCACTCGCCGATCACCTCCGGATCACCGTCCGCTCGCGCGAACAGGACGATCGACTCCTCGAGGCGGTCCGCGGGCAACGGGTCGCCGCCCCGGGCGGGACGACATGA
- the hisF gene encoding imidazole glycerol phosphate synthase subunit HisF has protein sequence MMLRRRIIPCLDVANGRVVKGTRFIDLVDEGDPPELAERYAREGVDELVFLDIAAAPEGRSTLLGIVERTARRAFIPLTVGGGVRSVDEMGAVLRAGADKVALNTAAVRDPRLIRACADRYGVQAVVVAIDARRRGPGPEAGWEVVVVGGREPTGRDAVAWAREAVASGAGELLVTSIDRDGTQGGYDLELLRAVTSAVRVPVIASGGAAGPDDLIAAIVTGGADAVLAASMFHRRIHSIAAVKASLAAAGLPIRRVMEGPT, from the coding sequence CTGATGCTCCGACGGCGGATCATCCCGTGCCTCGACGTGGCGAACGGTCGAGTCGTCAAGGGCACCCGCTTCATCGATCTCGTCGACGAGGGCGACCCGCCCGAGCTGGCCGAGCGGTACGCCCGCGAGGGCGTGGATGAGCTGGTGTTCCTCGACATCGCCGCCGCGCCGGAAGGGCGTTCGACCCTCCTCGGCATCGTCGAGCGGACGGCCCGGCGTGCGTTCATCCCGCTGACGGTCGGCGGCGGCGTGCGATCCGTCGACGAGATGGGCGCCGTGCTGCGAGCCGGTGCGGACAAGGTCGCACTCAACACCGCCGCGGTCCGGGATCCGCGACTCATCCGGGCGTGCGCGGATCGCTACGGGGTCCAGGCGGTCGTCGTGGCGATCGACGCCCGACGGCGCGGTCCGGGTCCGGAGGCGGGCTGGGAGGTCGTCGTCGTCGGCGGGCGGGAACCCACCGGGCGAGACGCGGTCGCGTGGGCGCGCGAGGCCGTGGCATCCGGGGCGGGCGAGCTCCTTGTCACCTCGATCGACCGCGACGGCACGCAGGGCGGCTACGACCTCGAGCTCCTGCGAGCGGTGACCTCGGCCGTCCGCGTGCCCGTCATCGCCTCCGGCGGTGCCGCGGGCCCCGACGACCTCATCGCGGCGATCGTGACCGGCGGCGCGGACGCCGTCCTCGCCGCGAGCATGTTCCACCGCCGGATCCACTCGATCGCCGCCGTCAAGGCGAGCCTCGCCGCGGCGGGACTCCCGATCCGGCGCGTCATGGAGGGCCCGACGTGA
- the hisD gene encoding histidinol dehydrogenase gives MTASSPIRLERLDLAAAATDPTVVARRDALVRRGAVPDRAVRSAARAILDDVRLRGDVAVREANARHGGGLPDGRLTLDRNELLAARDALPRPVRAGLETMIANLMRFATTQRPATVRTTIVPGIEIERRWVPLARAGAYVPGGTAAYPSSLLMCAIPAKVAGVGAFVVASPADRDGRLDATLLGAAGLVDVDAFVVAGGAQAIGALACGLKDEGLAPVDRIVGPGNAWVTAAKLEIFGEVGIDLPAGPSEVLVLADGTADPEYVAADLLSQAEHGPDSPALLVTADPAFAAAVEEAIGRRLVSAGRREILERSLAAAGLIVLAPDLDTAIAFVDAYAPEHLTVVVEDVEDAVARIRNAGSVFVGRYAPESAGDYASGANHVLPTGGLARSSGALAVEAFGKFIQVQRIDRQGLAAIREAVGTIAAAEGLVAHRDAVEIRFADAVGVPGAAG, from the coding sequence GTGACCGCGTCGTCGCCGATCCGCCTGGAGCGGCTCGACCTGGCCGCGGCTGCGACCGATCCGACCGTCGTGGCGCGGCGGGACGCCCTCGTGCGCCGCGGCGCGGTCCCCGATCGGGCCGTCAGGTCGGCCGCCCGGGCGATCCTCGACGATGTCCGTCTCCGGGGCGACGTGGCCGTCCGCGAGGCGAACGCTCGCCACGGAGGTGGGCTGCCGGATGGCCGGTTGACGCTCGATCGGAACGAGCTCCTCGCCGCGCGCGATGCCCTCCCCCGCCCCGTCCGGGCGGGACTCGAGACGATGATCGCCAACCTCATGCGCTTCGCGACGACCCAGCGACCCGCCACGGTCCGGACCACGATCGTGCCCGGCATCGAGATCGAACGTCGCTGGGTCCCCCTCGCTCGGGCCGGCGCATACGTTCCCGGCGGAACGGCGGCCTACCCGAGCTCGCTCCTCATGTGTGCGATCCCGGCGAAGGTCGCCGGGGTGGGCGCATTCGTCGTCGCCTCGCCTGCCGATCGGGACGGCCGGCTCGATGCGACGCTCCTCGGCGCTGCCGGCCTTGTCGACGTCGACGCCTTCGTCGTCGCCGGTGGCGCCCAGGCTATCGGTGCCCTCGCCTGCGGCCTGAAGGACGAAGGTCTCGCGCCCGTCGACCGGATCGTGGGGCCGGGCAACGCGTGGGTCACTGCGGCCAAGCTCGAGATCTTCGGGGAAGTCGGGATCGACCTTCCGGCCGGGCCGTCGGAGGTGCTCGTCCTCGCCGACGGCACCGCCGACCCGGAGTACGTCGCGGCGGATCTTCTCAGCCAGGCGGAGCATGGACCGGACTCGCCGGCGCTCCTCGTGACGGCCGACCCCGCGTTCGCCGCCGCCGTCGAGGAGGCGATCGGTCGCCGGCTCGTGAGTGCGGGCCGACGGGAGATTCTCGAGCGAAGCCTCGCCGCGGCCGGCCTCATCGTCCTCGCGCCCGATCTCGATACGGCCATCGCATTCGTCGACGCGTACGCGCCGGAACACCTGACGGTCGTCGTCGAGGACGTCGAGGATGCGGTCGCCCGGATCCGCAACGCCGGCTCGGTGTTCGTGGGACGGTACGCGCCGGAGAGCGCCGGGGACTACGCGTCGGGGGCAAACCACGTCCTCCCCACGGGCGGCCTCGCGCGGAGCTCCGGAGCCCTCGCTGTCGAGGCCTTCGGCAAGTTCATCCAGGTCCAGCGCATCGATCGCCAGGGCCTCGCCGCGATCCGGGAAGCGGTCGGGACGATCGCGGCCGCCGAGGGCCTCGTCGCCCATCGCGATGCGGTGGAGATCCGCTTCGCCGACGCCGTCGGAGTCCCGGGAGCCGCCGGATGA
- the hisB gene encoding imidazoleglycerol-phosphate dehydratase HisB, with translation MTSPIGQLVVDVGAPRTAAVSRETRETRVSVRLDLDGSGLASIATGVGFYDHLLGSLAHHGLFDLDIRADGDLHVDEHHTVEDVALVLGAAFAAALGERTGIVRFGEASVPMDEALATAIVDLGGRPYAVVDLEFRGERVGGLPLQLVDHALEAFARTAGATLHLRGSGRNDHHLAEAAFKALGRSLRGACAVDPRRSGVASTKGTPG, from the coding sequence ATGACGAGCCCCATCGGGCAGCTCGTCGTCGACGTGGGCGCTCCGCGTACCGCCGCGGTCAGCCGCGAGACGCGCGAGACGCGTGTCTCCGTCCGGCTCGACCTCGACGGGTCCGGCCTCGCTTCCATCGCGACCGGCGTGGGCTTCTACGACCATCTCCTCGGGTCCCTCGCCCACCATGGCCTCTTCGATCTCGACATCCGGGCGGACGGCGACCTCCACGTCGACGAGCACCACACGGTCGAGGACGTCGCCCTCGTGCTCGGGGCGGCCTTCGCGGCGGCGCTTGGTGAACGGACGGGGATCGTCCGTTTCGGCGAGGCGTCGGTCCCGATGGACGAGGCGCTCGCCACCGCGATCGTCGATCTCGGTGGACGGCCGTACGCTGTCGTCGATCTGGAGTTCCGCGGCGAGCGAGTCGGCGGACTTCCGCTCCAGCTCGTCGACCACGCGCTCGAGGCGTTCGCGAGGACCGCCGGCGCGACGCTCCACCTGCGAGGCTCGGGACGCAACGACCACCACCTCGCCGAGGCCGCCTTCAAGGCACTCGGCCGATCCCTCCGCGGCGCCTGCGCGGTCGATCCGCGACGATCCGGTGTCGCCTCCACGAAGGGGACGCCCGGATGA
- a CDS encoding transglycosylase domain-containing protein gives MNTTLARRQRHRRNGSGRRGGGHSARTVVIALPLFLFGTFVLLGVVGLVAIVGAYNVYSQGLPDPLQAFQNLSFSEQTVVYDRTGKVELARFGSTQRQVVGSFSALPPVVVDATTSTEDKTFWSNAGFDPLGIVAAAIETATGRDRGASTITQQLVRARLLPASAFAGSVYERKIREIIQSIRLTQEFPGVEGKQRMLVAYLNQNYYGDQSYGIAAAARDYFGVTDLNKLTIAEAAILAAIPQSPSTYDLRKNAVQQTSPDGKTTFLVVPTDAPIVVRRNAILERMITSRHLTLAGDPLAVPSALLTDAQIRAAENDPVILAPTANPDWRAPHFVWQVRKQLGTILCGAANADNCPAIDTAGYQVTTTLNWKMQLSAEKWVKGAGIAPNAPNPTAYLKAHNIPNQQWIQDLVGRGIFNAALEALDYRTGQVDAYVGSADYYAPAHGTKFQPQFDVLSDGWRQPGSAFKLVNYITGIDDHTMTAASMFMDVVTDFGGNYLPTDADLAERGPVRMRQAIQLSINIPAVKNAIEVGPDRVFAEAQKFGIHFQQPTNTAGASIGIGTLELHYAELLGAYGAVANGGVLMPRTFILQVRDGAGKQIYPAPGSTPATGSPIVSPQAAYIMTSILASNTDPSQNPWWGLRAIYDKGTRRPATLKTGTTNNEIDNAAFGYLAPPKDPNAPALAVGAWMGNSDNSIPPNGTLALESAATLWQAFLTEVTKGTPIADFQQPPGIVDVAVDANSGMLPGPFTTRTFTEHFIAGTQPTQVDDTKVAVAIDSATGLLWMDGCTGPQVQKGFLDLSNQDAAFPAWQAADQAWIARARKGPGVRGGPMRNVTAYWGFGYILPFGATWGAPFAPTETCVPTFPSPSASCDPIFGCPSPSAPPSGAPTAPPPSQPIVTQQPSRKPRPRRPVRRRRRRPTIRAG, from the coding sequence ATGAACACCACCCTCGCCCGGCGACAGCGCCATCGGCGGAACGGAAGCGGGCGACGGGGGGGCGGACATTCGGCCCGGACCGTCGTCATCGCCCTGCCGCTCTTCCTCTTCGGGACATTCGTCCTGCTCGGGGTCGTCGGCCTCGTTGCCATCGTCGGCGCCTACAACGTTTACAGCCAGGGTCTGCCGGATCCGCTCCAGGCGTTCCAGAATCTCAGCTTCAGCGAGCAGACGGTCGTCTACGACCGCACCGGCAAGGTGGAGCTCGCGCGGTTCGGATCGACCCAGCGCCAGGTCGTCGGCTCGTTCTCCGCGCTTCCACCGGTCGTCGTGGACGCCACGACCTCCACCGAGGACAAGACCTTCTGGAGCAACGCAGGCTTCGACCCGCTCGGCATCGTGGCCGCGGCAATCGAGACGGCGACCGGACGCGATCGGGGCGCCTCGACCATCACCCAACAGCTCGTCCGGGCCCGGCTCCTGCCGGCGAGCGCGTTCGCCGGCAGTGTGTACGAGCGGAAGATCCGCGAGATCATCCAGTCGATCCGCCTCACCCAGGAGTTCCCGGGGGTCGAGGGCAAGCAGCGGATGCTCGTCGCCTACCTCAATCAGAACTACTACGGCGATCAGAGCTACGGCATCGCCGCTGCCGCCCGCGATTACTTCGGCGTCACGGACCTGAACAAGCTCACGATCGCGGAGGCCGCGATCCTCGCCGCGATCCCGCAGTCACCGAGCACGTACGACCTGCGCAAGAACGCGGTGCAGCAGACCTCGCCGGACGGGAAGACCACGTTCCTCGTCGTGCCGACCGATGCGCCGATCGTCGTACGTCGCAACGCCATCCTCGAACGGATGATCACGAGCCGTCATCTCACCCTGGCCGGGGACCCGCTCGCGGTCCCGAGCGCGCTCCTCACGGACGCTCAGATCCGGGCGGCGGAGAACGACCCGGTCATCCTCGCCCCGACGGCGAATCCCGACTGGCGGGCCCCGCATTTCGTCTGGCAGGTCCGCAAGCAGCTCGGGACGATCCTCTGCGGTGCGGCGAACGCCGACAACTGCCCGGCGATCGACACCGCCGGCTACCAGGTCACGACGACCCTCAACTGGAAGATGCAGCTGTCTGCCGAGAAGTGGGTCAAGGGGGCCGGGATCGCCCCGAACGCACCGAATCCGACAGCCTATCTCAAGGCCCACAACATCCCGAACCAGCAGTGGATCCAGGATCTCGTCGGGCGGGGGATCTTCAATGCCGCGCTCGAGGCCCTCGACTACCGGACGGGACAGGTCGACGCGTACGTCGGCAGCGCCGACTACTACGCGCCGGCACATGGCACGAAATTCCAGCCGCAGTTCGACGTTCTCTCGGATGGCTGGCGTCAGCCGGGTTCGGCGTTCAAGCTCGTCAACTACATCACCGGTATCGATGACCACACGATGACCGCGGCGAGCATGTTCATGGACGTGGTGACCGACTTCGGCGGGAACTACCTTCCGACGGACGCGGACCTCGCCGAGCGCGGACCCGTCCGGATGCGGCAGGCGATCCAGCTGTCGATCAACATCCCGGCCGTCAAGAACGCCATCGAGGTGGGACCTGACCGCGTCTTCGCCGAGGCGCAGAAGTTCGGCATCCACTTCCAGCAACCGACGAACACGGCCGGGGCCTCGATCGGGATCGGCACCCTCGAGCTCCACTACGCCGAACTGCTCGGCGCATACGGCGCCGTCGCGAACGGCGGCGTGCTCATGCCGCGGACGTTCATCCTCCAGGTCCGCGACGGTGCCGGGAAGCAGATCTATCCGGCGCCGGGGAGCACCCCGGCCACGGGCAGCCCCATCGTCAGCCCGCAGGCGGCGTACATCATGACCTCCATCCTTGCTTCGAACACGGACCCGTCCCAGAACCCGTGGTGGGGACTCCGCGCGATCTACGACAAGGGCACGCGTCGTCCGGCGACCCTCAAGACCGGCACGACGAACAACGAGATCGACAACGCGGCCTTCGGCTACCTCGCTCCGCCGAAGGACCCCAACGCACCGGCGCTCGCCGTCGGGGCGTGGATGGGCAACAGCGACAACAGCATCCCGCCCAACGGGACGCTCGCCCTCGAGTCGGCGGCGACGCTCTGGCAGGCGTTCCTGACGGAGGTGACGAAGGGCACCCCGATCGCCGACTTCCAGCAACCGCCGGGCATCGTGGACGTCGCGGTGGACGCGAACAGCGGGATGCTCCCGGGACCGTTCACCACGAGGACGTTCACCGAGCACTTCATCGCCGGAACGCAGCCGACCCAGGTGGACGACACGAAGGTGGCCGTCGCGATCGACTCCGCGACCGGCCTCCTCTGGATGGACGGCTGCACCGGCCCCCAGGTCCAGAAGGGATTCCTCGACCTCTCGAACCAGGACGCGGCATTCCCGGCCTGGCAGGCGGCCGACCAGGCGTGGATCGCCCGAGCGAGGAAGGGTCCGGGCGTCCGCGGCGGTCCCATGCGCAACGTGACAGCGTATTGGGGTTTTGGCTACATCTTGCCCTTCGGTGCAACCTGGGGCGCACCGTTCGCGCCGACCGAGACGTGCGTGCCGACGTTCCCCTCGCCATCGGCCTCCTGTGATCCCATCTTCGGTTGCCCGAGCCCGTCCGCACCGCCGTCCGGAGCGCCGACCGCGCCGCCGCCGAGCCAACCCATCGTCACGCAGCAGCCGTCGCGGAAGCCACGACCGCGCCGCCCGGTCCGCCGGCGACGTCGTCGACCCACGATCAGAGCCGGATGA
- a CDS encoding ATP phosphoribosyltransferase — MRERLRLAIPNKGRLVEPTLALLHDAGLVFEEHDRSLVARVQNLPLDVLFVRTNDIIEFVGDGVADLGITGQDLLAEAGAELPVLRALGYGRCRLAAAVPSDAPQRTVEDLAGLRVATAHPETTRRYFAARRIAVDIIPISGAVEVAPRLGLAEAIVDLVSTGSTLAMNGLRPIGDVLASEALLVADPAALEARPAELGAIDTMLAAVIAARDKKYLMMNAPASHLPELEAILPGLESPSVIPLAHAGMIAIHAVVDADAVWGLLPRLKMAGASGILVLPIEKIVP; from the coding sequence ATGAGGGAGCGTCTGCGGCTGGCGATCCCGAACAAGGGTCGCCTGGTCGAGCCGACCCTGGCCCTCCTCCACGACGCCGGGCTCGTGTTCGAGGAGCACGACCGGAGCCTCGTGGCACGGGTCCAGAACCTTCCCCTCGACGTCCTCTTCGTCCGGACGAACGACATCATCGAGTTCGTCGGCGACGGTGTGGCCGACCTCGGGATCACCGGCCAGGACCTGCTCGCGGAGGCCGGGGCGGAGTTGCCGGTCCTTCGCGCGCTGGGATATGGCCGCTGCCGCCTCGCCGCAGCCGTTCCCTCGGACGCGCCGCAGCGGACGGTGGAGGATCTCGCCGGGCTGCGGGTCGCGACCGCCCACCCGGAGACGACCCGACGCTACTTCGCCGCGCGCCGCATCGCCGTCGACATCATCCCGATCTCCGGCGCCGTCGAGGTCGCGCCCCGTCTCGGGCTCGCCGAGGCGATCGTCGACCTGGTGTCCACGGGCTCGACGCTCGCGATGAACGGCCTCCGCCCGATCGGCGACGTCCTCGCCTCCGAGGCGCTGCTCGTGGCCGATCCCGCCGCCCTGGAGGCACGGCCCGCAGAGCTCGGGGCCATCGATACCATGCTGGCCGCGGTCATCGCCGCGCGCGACAAGAAGTACCTCATGATGAACGCGCCGGCGAGCCACCTTCCCGAGCTCGAGGCGATCCTGCCCGGCCTCGAGAGCCCCTCCGTGATCCCGCTCGCCCATGCCGGCATGATCGCGATCCACGCAGTCGTCGACGCGGATGCCGTGTGGGGCCTGCTGCCCCGTCTCAAGATGGCGGGCGCCTCCGGGATCCTCGTCCTGCCCATCGAGAAGATCGTCCCGTGA
- a CDS encoding bifunctional phosphoribosyl-AMP cyclohydrolase/phosphoribosyl-ATP diphosphatase HisIE, whose product MTPSYGPDGLAPAIVQDAADGRVLMLGYVDAEALAATLATGEVHFHSRSRGRLWRKGETSGNTLRLRDLSLDCDEDAILLTVDPAGPTCHRGTRSCFDAAATVDEPQGVPTAQGFAWLETLWRTVDERTRSRPLGSYTGSLLAGGVDAVGRKVVEEATEVLIAAKDDAAAEPGTRSATRTALAGETADLLYHALVLLAERGLPPTEVIDVLRSRHRA is encoded by the coding sequence GTGACGCCGTCCTATGGCCCGGACGGACTCGCGCCGGCGATCGTCCAGGACGCGGCCGACGGGCGCGTCCTCATGCTCGGCTATGTCGACGCCGAGGCGCTCGCGGCCACCCTCGCGACGGGCGAAGTCCATTTCCATTCGCGATCGCGCGGTCGGCTCTGGCGCAAGGGCGAGACCAGCGGCAACACGCTCCGTCTCCGCGATCTCTCCCTCGACTGCGACGAGGACGCCATCCTCCTCACCGTGGATCCGGCCGGCCCGACCTGTCATCGCGGGACGCGGAGCTGCTTCGATGCCGCGGCGACGGTCGACGAGCCGCAGGGCGTGCCAACGGCGCAGGGGTTCGCCTGGCTCGAGACGCTGTGGCGAACGGTCGACGAGCGGACTCGATCGCGGCCGCTCGGTTCCTACACGGGCTCGCTACTCGCGGGCGGGGTGGACGCCGTCGGTCGGAAGGTCGTCGAGGAGGCGACCGAGGTCCTCATCGCGGCGAAGGACGATGCCGCCGCGGAACCCGGCACACGCTCCGCGACGCGGACTGCGCTCGCCGGCGAGACGGCGGACCTGCTCTACCACGCGCTCGTCCTCCTCGCCGAGCGGGGACTCCCGCCGACGGAGGTCATCGACGTGCTCCGGTCACGCCACCGCGCCTGA